A stretch of Lathyrus oleraceus cultivar Zhongwan6 chromosome 6, CAAS_Psat_ZW6_1.0, whole genome shotgun sequence DNA encodes these proteins:
- the LOC127094272 gene encoding uncharacterized protein LOC127094272, which yields MGGDGKLGFGIVIGRSDNGLDRRQAFVAMICERSGMYQPRLRNLKRDDTRSRKCECPFKLRGYHMGDETWKRNMISGIPSHALHDNLFGYTIVCRLVLEERELVLDMTLKMVALKNILATLKRKKSLNVSNIKKIYNAHA from the coding sequence ATGGGTGGAGACGGAAAATTGGGGTTCGGCATTGTAATCGGAAGGTCCGACAATGGTTTGGATAGAAGACAAGCATTTGTAGCAATGATATGCGAAAGAAGTGGCATGTACCAACCAAGGCTTAGGAACTTGAAACGAGATGACACGAGATCGAGGAAATGTGAATGTCCATTTAAATTGCGCGGATACCATATGGGGGATGAGACATGGAAACGTAATATGATTTCTGGTATACCTAGTCATGCCTTGCATGACAATCTATTTGGTTATACCATTGTATGCCGCCTTGTTCTAGAGGAGAGGGAACTCGTTTTAGACATGACATTAAAGATGGTGGCGCTGAAAAACATACTCGCAACTTTGAAACGCAAAAAATCTCTAAATGTTTCAAATATTAAGAAAATATACAACGCGCATGCTTGA
- the LOC127094268 gene encoding uncharacterized protein LOC127094268, translating to MGGDGKLGFGIVIGRSDNGLDRRQAFVAMICERSGMYQPRLRNLKRDDTRSRKCECPFKLRGYHMADETWKFNMISGIPSHALHDNLFGYTIVCRLVLEERELVFDMTLKMVALKNILATLKRKKSLNVSNIKKIYNAHA from the coding sequence ATGGGTGGAGATGGAAAATTGGGGTTTGGCATTGTAATCGGAAGGTCCGACAATGGTTTGGATAGAAGACAAGCATTTGTAGCAATGATTTGCGAAAGAAGTGGCATGTACCAACCAAGGCTTAGGAACTTGAAACGAGATGACACGAGATCGAGGAAATGTGAATGTCCATTTAAATTGCGCGGGTACCATATGGCGGATGAGACATGGAAATTTAATATGATTTCTGGTATACCTAGTCATGCCTTGCATGACAATCTATTTGGTTATACCATTGTATGCCGCCTTGTTCTAGAGGAGAGGGAACTCGTTTTCGACATGACATTAAAGATGGTGGCGCTGAAAAACATACTCGCAACTTTGAAACGCAAAAAATCTCTAAATGTTTCAAATATTAAGAAAATATACAACGCGCATGCTTGA
- the LOC127094265 gene encoding uncharacterized protein LOC127094265, giving the protein MGGDGKLGFGIVIGRSDNGLDRRQAFVAMICERSGMYQPRLRNLKRDDTRSRKCECPFKLRGYHMAYETWKFNMISGIPSHALHDNLFGYTIVCRLVLEERELVLDMTLKMVALKNILATLKRKKSLNVSNIKKIYNAHA; this is encoded by the coding sequence ATGGGTGGAGACGGAAAATTGGGGTTCGGCATTGTAATCGGAAGGTCCGACAATGGTTTGGATAGAAGACAAGCATTTGTAGCAATGATATGCGAAAGAAGTGGCATGTACCAACCAAGGCTTAGGAACTTGAAACGAGATGACACGAGATCGAGGAAATGTGAATGTCCATTTAAATTGCGCGGATACCATATGGCGTATGAGACATGGAAATTTAATATGATTTCTGGTATACCTAGTCATGCGTTGCATGACAATCTATTTGGTTATACCATTGTATGCCGCCTTGTTCTAGAGGAGAGGGAACTCGTTTTAGACATGACATTAAAGATGGTGGCGCTGAAAAACATACTCGCAACTTTGAAACGCAAAAAATCTCTAAATGTTTCAAATATTAAGAAAATATACAACGCACATGCTTGA
- the LOC127094266 gene encoding uncharacterized protein LOC127094266 has product MGGDGKLGFGIVIGRSDNGLDRRQAFVAMICERSGMYQPRLRSSKRDDTRSRKCECPFKLRGYHMAYETWKFNMISGIPSHALHDNLFGYTIVCRLVLEERELVLDMTLKMVALKNLLATLKRKKSLNVSNIKKIYNAHA; this is encoded by the coding sequence ATGGGTGGAGACGGAAAATTGGGGTTCGGCATTGTAATCGGAAGGTCCGACAATGGTTTGGATAGAAGACAAGCATTTGTAGCAATGATATGCGAAAGAAGTGGCATGTACCAACCAAGGCTTAGGAGCTCGAAACGAGATGACACGAGATCGAGGAAATGTGAATGTCCATTTAAATTGCGCGGATACCATATGGCGTATGAGACATGGAAATTTAATATGATTTCTGGTATACCTAGTCATGCGTTGCATGACAATCTATTTGGTTATACCATTGTATGCCGCCTTGTTCTAGAGGAGAGGGAACTCGTTTTAGACATGACATTAAAGATGGTGGCGCTGAAAAACTTACTCGCAACTTTGAAACGCAAAAAATCTCTAAATGTTTCAAATATTAAGAAAATATACAACGCACATGCTTGA
- the LOC127094273 gene encoding uncharacterized protein LOC127094273 — MGGDGKLGFGIVIGRSDNGLDRRQAFVAMICERSGMYQPRLRNSKRDDTRSRKCECPFKLRGYHMADETWKFNMISGIPSHALHDNLFGYTIVCRLVLEERELVLDMTLKMVALKNILATLKRKKSLNVSNIKKIYNAHA, encoded by the coding sequence ATGGGTGGAGATGGAAAATTGGGGTTTGGCATTGTAATCGGAAGGTCCGACAATGGTTTGGATAGAAGACAAGCATTTGTAGCAATGATTTGCGAAAGAAGTGGCATGTACCAACCAAGGCTTAGGAACTCGAAACGAGATGACACGAGATCGAGGAAATGTGAATGTCCATTTAAATTGCGCGGGTACCATATGGCGGATGAGACATGGAAATTTAATATGATTTCTGGTATACCTAGTCATGCCTTGCATGACAATCTATTTGGTTATACCATTGTATGCCGCCTTGTTCTAGAGGAGAGGGAACTCGTTTTAGACATGACATTAAAGATGGTGGCGCTGAAAAACATACTCGCAACTTTGAAACGCAAAAAATCTCTAAATGTTTCAAATATTAAGAAAATATACAACGCGCATGCTTGA
- the LOC127094267 gene encoding uncharacterized protein LOC127094267 yields the protein MGGDGKLGFGIVIGRSDNGLDRRQAFVAMICERSGMYQPRLRNLKRDDTRSRKCECPFKLRGYHMADETWKFNMISGIPSHALHDNLFGYTIVCRLVLEERELVLDMTLKMVALKNILATLKRKKSLNVSNIKKIYNAHA from the coding sequence ATGGGTGGAGATGGAAAATTGGGGTTTGGCATTGTAATCGGAAGGTCCGACAATGGTTTGGATAGAAGACAAGCATTTGTAGCAATGATTTGCGAAAGAAGTGGCATGTACCAACCAAGGCTTAGGAACTTGAAACGAGATGACACGAGATCGAGGAAATGTGAATGTCCATTTAAATTGCGCGGGTACCATATGGCGGATGAGACATGGAAATTTAATATGATTTCTGGTATACCTAGTCATGCCTTGCATGACAATCTATTTGGTTATACCATTGTATGCCGCCTTGTTCTAGAGGAGAGGGAACTCGTTTTAGACATGACATTAAAGATGGTGGCGCTGAAAAACATACTCGCAACTTTGAAACGCAAAAAATCTCTAAATGTTTCAAATATTAAGAAAATATACAACGCGCATGCTTGA
- the LOC127094282 gene encoding uncharacterized protein LOC127094282: protein MGGDGKLGFGIVIGRSDNGLDRRQAFVAMICERSGMYQPRLRNFKRDDTRSRKCECPFKLRGYHMGDETWKFNMISEERELVLDMTLKMVSLKNILATLKRKKSLNVSNIKKIYNAHA from the exons ATGGGTGGAGACGGAAAATTGGGGTTCGGCATTGTAATCGGAAGGTCCGACAATGGTTTGGATAGAAGACAAGCATTTGTAGCAATGATATGCGAAAGAAGTGGCATGTACCAACCAAGGCTTAGGAACTTTAAACGAGATGACACGAGATCGAGGAAATGTGAATGTCCATTTAAATTGCGCGGATACCATATGGGGGATGAGACATGGAAATTTAATATGATTTCTG AGGAGAGGGAACTCGTTTTAGACATGACATTAAAGATGGTGTCGCTGAAAAACATACTCGCAACTTTGAAACGCAAAAAATCTCTAAATGTTTCAAATATTAAGAAAATATACAACGCGCATGCTTGA
- the LOC127094269 gene encoding uncharacterized protein LOC127094269, with protein sequence MGGDGKLGFGIVIGRSDNGLDRRQAFVAMICERSGMYQPRLRNSKRDDTRSRKCECPFKLRGYHMADETWKFNMISGIPSHALHDNLFGYTIVCRLVLEERELVLDMTLKMVALKNILAI encoded by the coding sequence ATGGGTGGAGATGGAAAATTGGGGTTTGGCATTGTAATCGGAAGGTCCGACAATGGTTTGGATAGAAGACAAGCATTTGTAGCAATGATTTGCGAAAGAAGTGGCATGTACCAACCAAGGCTTAGGAACTCGAAACGAGATGACACGAGATCGAGGAAATGTGAATGTCCATTTAAATTGCGCGGGTACCATATGGCGGATGAGACATGGAAATTTAATATGATTTCTGGTATACCTAGTCATGCCTTGCATGACAATCTATTTGGTTATACCATTGTATGCCGCCTTGTTCTAGAGGAGAGGGAACTCGTTTTAGACATGACATTAAAGATGGTGGCGCTGAAAAACATACTCGCAATTTGA
- the LOC127094276 gene encoding uncharacterized protein LOC127094276: MGGDGKLGFGIVIGRSDNGLDRRQAFVAMICERSGMYQPRLRNLKRDDTRSRKCECPFKLRGYHMADETWKFNMISGIPSHALHDNLFGYTIVCRLVLEERELVLDMTLKMVALKNILATLQRKKSLNVSNIKKIYNAHA; this comes from the coding sequence ATGGGTGGAGATGGAAAATTGGGGTTTGGCATTGTAATCGGAAGGTCCGACAATGGTTTGGATAGAAGACAAGCATTTGTAGCAATGATTTGCGAAAGAAGTGGCATGTACCAACCAAGGCTTAGGAACTTGAAACGAGATGACACGAGATCGAGGAAATGTGAATGTCCATTTAAATTGCGCGGGTACCATATGGCGGATGAGACATGGAAATTTAATATGATTTCTGGTATACCTAGTCATGCCTTGCATGACAATCTATTTGGTTATACCATTGTATGCCGCCTTGTTCTAGAGGAGAGGGAACTCGTTTTAGACATGACATTAAAGATGGTGGCGCTGAAAAACATACTCGCAACTTTGCAACGCAAAAAATCTCTAAATGTTTCAAATATTAAGAAAATATACAACGCGCATGCTTGA
- the LOC127094283 gene encoding uncharacterized protein LOC127094283, whose amino-acid sequence MGGDGKLGFGIVIGRSDNGLDRRQAFVAMICERSGMYQPRLRNLKRDDTRSRKCECPFKLRGYHMADETWKFNMISGIPSHALHDNLFGYTIVCRLVLEERELVLDMTLKMVALKNILATLKRKKSLNVSNIKKTYNAHA is encoded by the coding sequence ATGGGTGGAGATGGAAAATTGGGGTTTGGCATTGTAATCGGAAGGTCCGACAATGGTTTGGATAGAAGACAAGCATTTGTAGCAATGATTTGCGAAAGAAGTGGCATGTACCAACCAAGGCTTAGGAACTTGAAACGAGATGACACGAGATCGAGGAAATGTGAATGTCCATTTAAATTGCGCGGGTACCATATGGCGGATGAGACATGGAAATTTAATATGATTTCTGGTATACCTAGTCATGCCTTGCATGACAATCTATTTGGTTATACCATTGTATGCCGCCTTGTTCTAGAGGAGAGGGAACTCGTTTTAGACATGACATTAAAGATGGTGGCGCTGAAAAACATACTCGCAACTTTGAAACGCAAAAAATCTCTAAATGTTTCAAATATTAAGAAAACATACAACGCGCATGCTTGA